A region of the Streptomyces sp. NBC_00442 genome:
ACCGCGTCCTGCCCCTCGAATCGGCTTACGCGGCGCATGAGTTGATCGAGGGTGGCCACGTGACGGGCAAGGTCGTACTGGAGCCCTAGCCCTACCCCTAGGACTGGGCCCTGGGGCAAGTGACCCGCGGGGCGGGCCCGGCACGGCGTCAGCCGGTGCCGGGCCCGCCCCGGGCCGGACCGGAACCGCCCCTCTCAGAGCGCCGACCTGGACGCCTTGCGCCACGCGGCCCTCGACACCGCCTAGTTGCCGGCCTCCCGCGTGGGAGCGCCGCCCGCGCCGCCCGCCACGCCCACCGCACCCGGCAGCACGACCGCGAGGATCTCCCGGACGCGCTCGGTGATGTCGGTCCGGTTGTTCATCACCCAGGACATGTGCTGGGCGCCGAAGAACGCCGAGACGAGGACGCGGCCGGTCACTTCGGGATCGTGCCCGGCCGGAAGCGCGCCTTCGCCCTCGGCCGCCCGCAGCAGCCCGGTGACGGTCTCGGTGTAGCCGACGAACGGGGTCGGCAGATCGGTTTCGATGAGGGACTGCTCGATCTGGAGCCTGGCGCCCGCCCGGATGACCTCGTCGTCGCGGAACATCACGCCGGTACGGGTGAGGAGTTCGGCGAGCGTGGCCAGCGGGGACAGCCCCTGCTCCGCCACCTCGTGCGCGGAGGCGCGCAGGCGCACGTAGAACTCCTCGGTCACCGCCGCGGCGAGGGCGCCCTTGTTGGCGAAGTGGAAGTACACCGCACCCTTGGTCGCACCCATCAGCTCGGCCACGTCGAGAATGGTGGTGGCCGGATACCCCTTGTCCGCGAAGGCCCGCGCCGCCGCGTCCAGAATGAGCGCCCGCGTCCGGACGGCACGCTCCTGCTTGAGGTCGGCGGCGGCGGGCTTCTGTCGGGGCTTTGCACTCATGGGGCAACCATACCTTCTTGAAGGTATGTTACGACGGGCGACGGCTGGCCCTCGCGCCCCTCGGGGCCGCCGTACGGCTCAGGTGGGGAATTCGCCGAGCCAGCTGCGCTTGAGGAGGTTTTCGGGGAGGTACTCCGATTCCACCTCGATGGGCTGGCCGGCGTCGTGGGCGAGGCAGGCGAGGGCGAGGGGGGCCAGGGTTACGGCGCTGTCGAGGTCTTCGCGCCGTTCCTCGTCCTCGGTCCAGTATTCGTGGTGCAGCTGGACGGCCTGGGTGAGGGCTTCGGTGAACTTTTCCCGGTCGTTGGTGATGAAGCGGTAGAAGACGTTGAGCGGGGGATACAGGATCTTGAGCATGAGCTCGCGGTCGACGAACCGCAGGTTCTGCGGGTCGGTGCCGTCGAACGCGGCGACCAGCTTCTCGCCCAGCTCGGGGCGTTGCAGCCAGTACGCCTGGAGGGCTTCGACCCAGGGGTAGATGTACTCCTCGAACTCACCCGAGCGACGCAGCAACTCGACGGGGTAGTGGGCGAGTTGGGTCATGCGGGCCTGGTCGCGGCAGATGATGGCGAGCCAGAACGCCTGGAGCCAGGTGCCCGCGTCGGTGAAGTGCGTGGGGCCGCCGAGCCCGGGAATGGTCCGCGGCTTGTGCGCGATCATGCACTCCACGGTGGAGCCCTCGGGCGCGGACGCCGAGGCGAACAGCGCCGACCCGGTCTGCATGGCCGCGACCCACGCCTCCCACGTCTCGATCGTGTTCGCGGTCGGGTCGTGCAGGCAGTGCAGGAACGCGTCGTTGAGCACGCTGCTGAAGGTCAGGCCGAACATGTCCGGCGACCGGTCGAGATGCTCGATCTCCCCCAAGGTGCGCGCATCGATTTCGGCCAGCCACTCGGCAGAGTTCTCGCCGGGCGTGTACGGGCTCCTGGAAATCTTCATCGGCATGCGCTCCATCATCGCGCCTGCCCCCCGGCGCGATGTCCTCGTTCTGTCTGCTCCGCTCGCTGGTCCCCGCCTGGAGTTCCGCGTCGGCTGTCGTCACAGGCCCCGGGGTTCACCGACCCCCGGGATTGCCCGGCGTTGGAGTTCACGGGCTCTGGGGTCGCCATTCGCGCGTGGGCTGGCCGCTCTCGTCCCACCCGAGGTCTTCGAGGAGGGACAGCCCGTCCTGATCGAAGACCTTCCGCGAGGCGAGGACCCCATTGGCATGCCACGTCTTGAACTCGCCGGAGGGCATGCCCTGCCGGACCCGCCCCTCCGAACGCAGGGTGCCGTCCGGGTACCACTCCCGCGACCAGCCGTCCTGGAGTCCCTCTGTGTATGCGTCCAGGCTCACCAGGTGTCCCGCCACATATTCCACGGCCTCGCCGGTGAACAACTCGCCCTGGTAAAGCAGCCGTTGGGCGTCGTCCATGTCTACGGCAGGGCCGTCGATGTCGATTCTGCGCGCGTGCTCATCAGGAGATCCGGTCCTCTTCGCTGGTAAGGAAGCCTGTGACATCACTTTTGGTTCCGGTTGCCCGGAGCGACTACTTCGACCTCTCCGCCCCGCTCGCTGATCCACTCCTGGAGTTCCACGCCGGCCAGCTCTCGAGAGGAGGCGCCGCTGAAGGCCGTGATCGGCCCGAAAGCGGTGCCCGTCAGGCCATGCACCACGGTGGTGTCGTCGACGGTGACCTTGAAGGTGTTCTGGAACAGGATCGCGTCGGTCAGGTCCGCTCCCCGCAGATCGACGCGGAAGAGCGAGGCCCCCATGATCCGCGTCCCTCTGAAGCTTGCTCCCGCCGCATCGACCCCATGCAGGGACGCTTTGACCATGTCGGCGCCGTCGAGTCGCGCCGAACGGAGCACGGACTCGTCGAGGTTGGCCCTGACCAGGTCGGCACCGGTGAGATCCGCGCCGGTGAGATCCGCCGACTGAAGATCCGCGCGGTAGAAGCTCGTGCCCGCCAGCCGCGCCCCCGCCCAGTTCACGTGGCCGAGCCACGCGCTGGTGAAGTCGCGGCCCGACAGATCCGCACCGCGGTAGTCGCCGCCGGGCTCACGCCGCATTTCGGTCACTCACACCGCTCAGGTGGGGAATTCGCCGAGCCAGCTGCGCTTGAGGAGGTTTTCGGGGAGGTACTCCGATTCCACCTTGATGGGCTGTCCGGCGACAGCATTGACGCGCGCACCGGGTCCTCCCGCGTTAGCCGATGACCGCATCGGTGACGTC
Encoded here:
- a CDS encoding ScbR family autoregulator-binding transcription factor; protein product: MSAKPRQKPAAADLKQERAVRTRALILDAAARAFADKGYPATTILDVAELMGATKGAVYFHFANKGALAAAVTEEFYVRLRASAHEVAEQGLSPLATLAELLTRTGVMFRDDEVIRAGARLQIEQSLIETDLPTPFVGYTETVTGLLRAAEGEGALPAGHDPEVTGRVLVSAFFGAQHMSWVMNNRTDITERVREILAVVLPGAVGVAGGAGGAPTREAGN
- a CDS encoding immunity 49 family protein, with protein sequence MPMKISRSPYTPGENSAEWLAEIDARTLGEIEHLDRSPDMFGLTFSSVLNDAFLHCLHDPTANTIETWEAWVAAMQTGSALFASASAPEGSTVECMIAHKPRTIPGLGGPTHFTDAGTWLQAFWLAIICRDQARMTQLAHYPVELLRRSGEFEEYIYPWVEALQAYWLQRPELGEKLVAAFDGTDPQNLRFVDRELMLKILYPPLNVFYRFITNDREKFTEALTQAVQLHHEYWTEDEERREDLDSAVTLAPLALACLAHDAGQPIEVESEYLPENLLKRSWLGEFPT
- a CDS encoding toxin-antitoxin system YwqK family antitoxin; translated protein: MDDAQRLLYQGELFTGEAVEYVAGHLVSLDAYTEGLQDGWSREWYPDGTLRSEGRVRQGMPSGEFKTWHANGVLASRKVFDQDGLSLLEDLGWDESGQPTREWRPQSP
- a CDS encoding pentapeptide repeat-containing protein, whose amino-acid sequence is MRREPGGDYRGADLSGRDFTSAWLGHVNWAGARLAGTSFYRADLQSADLTGADLTGADLVRANLDESVLRSARLDGADMVKASLHGVDAAGASFRGTRIMGASLFRVDLRGADLTDAILFQNTFKVTVDDTTVVHGLTGTAFGPITAFSGASSRELAGVELQEWISERGGEVEVVAPGNRNQK